One genomic window of Fusarium fujikuroi IMI 58289 draft genome, chromosome FFUJ_chr01 includes the following:
- a CDS encoding probable carnitine acetyl transferase FacC codes for MTQVRTFTPPQPLGDRLSDPTSAPNPAGSTVPRTLPDIPELAQPRRNSPPKLSGDYTRVPMANYNESRKDGGITFSGQDKLPKLPIPELEATCKRYLEALKPLQTAREHAETQHAVNEFLKSDGPDLQEKLKAYAQGKTSYIEQFWYDSYLNFDNPVVLNLNPFFLLEDDPTPARNDQVTRAASLVVSSLEFVRAVRKEELAPDKVKGTPLCMYQFSRLFGTARVPTEEGCQIEQDPESKHIVVMCHGQFYWFDVLDDNSDVIMSEKDISINLQTIVDDATQVPIQDAAKGAVGVLSTENRKVWSGLRDVLTSEPGSNNADSLGIVDTALFVLCLDYTEPADAAALCQNMLCGTSEIEKGVQIGTCTNRWYDKLQIIVCKNGSAGINFEHTGVDGHTVLRFASDVYTDTILRFARTINGMAPSLWASSSPDPSKRDPESFGDVSVTPRKLEWDMIPELSVAVRFAETRLADLIEQNEFQTLDFGHYGKNFITSMGFSPDAFVQMAFQAAYYGLYGRVECTYEPAMTKTFLHGRTEAIRTVSSEVVEFVQAFWADNPVDAKIEALRKACQKHTANTRQCLKAEGCDRHLYALFSVWQRSLDDDLDSGFNSNGYSSPGDGYSDQAGSPVGSPGNDSLPSVDGVEVRPTRDRGYSVNSRSRDQNPLPLLFADSGWDKLNNTILSTSNCGNPCLRQFGFGPTSGDGFGIGYIIKDEGLAICVASKHRQTKRFVDTLESYLLEVRRILRIDNRKMSTGKVSRAREVEIERPKLVSRIKSRGRPITAVESLRSATGTTSPTNESSTFSEDDEMGGYGFFDAGMLLQALKARNEHFESADTRASDRAAAAQARRRDIGKKLRLNDY; via the exons ATGACTCAAGTCCGCACTTtcactcctcctcagcctcttgGAGACAGGCTCTCTGACCCAACTTCTGCTCCAAACCCTGCTGGTTCTACTGTTCCTCGAACTCTTCCCGATATTCCAGAGCTTGCTCAACCACGACGCAATTCTCCCCCCAAACTTAGCGGCGACTATACTCGCGTTCCAATGGCAAACTACAACGAGTCACGGAAAGATGGTGGCATCACCTTCTCTGGGCAGGACAAACTACCCAAGCTTCCCATCCCCGAACTCGAGGCCACCTGCAAGCGGTaccttgaagctctcaagccACTCCAAACGGCCCGGGAACACGCAGAGACACAGCATGCCGTAAACGAATTCCTGAAGAGTGATGGCCCCGACCTACAGGAGAAATTGAAGGCATATGCTCAGGGCAAGACGAGCTACATTGAACAATTCT GGTATGATTCTTATCTCAACTTTGATAACCCTGTTGTTCTCAACTTGAACCCTTTCTTCTTACTTGAAGATGACCCAACTCCCGCTCGCAATGATCAAGTCACTCGTGCTGCTTCTTTGGTCGTCTCCTCGCTTGAATTCGTTCGTGCAGTACGAAAGGAGGAGCTTGCTccagacaaggtcaagggaACTCCGCTTTGCATGTACCAATTCTCGAGACTCTTTGGCACTGCGCGAGTTCCAACTGAGGAAGGATGCCAAATCGAACAAGATCCTGAGTCGAAGCATATCGTCGTCATGTGTCACGGACAATTCTACTGGTTCGATGTCTTGGATGACAACTCAGATGTCATTATGAGCGAGAAGGATATCTCCATCAACCTGCAGACCATTGTTGATGACGCAACCCAAGTTCCTATCCAAGACGCTGCCAAAGGCGCCGTGGGAGTCCTGAGCACCGAGAACCGTAAGGTATGGTCAGGCCTTCGAGATGTCCTGACCAGCGAGCCTGGCTCCAACAATGCGGATTCACTCGGAATTGTCGACACGGCCCTCTTCGTTCTGTGCCTCGACTACACAGAGCCTGCAGACGCTGCAGCCCTTTGCCAGAACATGCTTTGCGGTACCAGCGAGATCGAGAAAGGTGTTCAGATCGGCACATGTACCAACCGATGGTACGACAAGCTTCAGATCATTGTTTGCAAGAACGGAAGTGCTGGTATCAACTTTGAGCATACCGGTGTCGACGGCCACACAGTTCTTCGATTTGCTAGTGATGTTTACACCGACACCATTCTTCGATTCGCCCGTACAATCAATGGCATGGCTCCTTCGCTCTGGGCATCTTCCAGTCCTGATCCCTCCAAGCGCGATCCTGAGAGTTTTGGAGATGTCAGTGTCACTCCCCGAAAGCTGGAGTGGGATATGATCCCTGAGCTCAGCGTCGCAGTTCGCTTTGCAGAGACTCGATTGGCAGATCTCATTGAGCAAAACGAGTTCCAGACTTTGGACTTCGGTCACTATGGAAAGAACTTCATCACTTCCATGGGCTTCTCTCCAGATGCGTTTGTTCAGATGGCCTTCCAAGCTGCATACTATGGGCTTTATGGTCGTGTTGAGTGTACATACGAGCCAGCCATGACCAAGACGTTCCTGCACGGCCGAACCGAGGCGATCAGAACCGTGTCGTCAGAGGTTGTTGAATTCGTCCAAGCCTTCTGGGCTGATAATCCTGTCGACGCCAAGATTGAGGCACTCAGGAAGGCGTGCCAGAAGCACACCGCAAATACCCGACAATGTTTGAAGGCCGAAGGCTGTGACCGACATCTCTACGCTTTGTTCTCTGTATGGCAGAGGAGTTTGgatgatgaccttgacaGTGGTTTTAACAGCAATGGCTACTCTAGCCCTGGAGATGGATATTCTGACCAAGCAGGGTCGCCCGTGGGAAGCCCAGGTAACGACTCGCTCCCCTCTGTTGACGGCGTCGAAGTGAGGCCTACACGAGATCGCGGCTACAGCGTCAACTCGAGATCGCGCGACCAGAACCCACTTCCCCTTCTGTTTGCTGATTCTGGGTGGGATAAGCTTAATAACACAATCCTTTCGACTTCCAACTGTGGTAATCCTTGTCTTCGCCAGTTCGGGTTCGGTCCCACATCAGGAGATGGTTTCGGTATTGGGTATATCATCAAGGATGAAGGGCTCGCTATATGTGTTGCTAGCAAACACCGTCAGACAAAACGCTTTGTTGACACCCTCGAGAGCTATCTTCTTGAGGTCCGTCGCATTCTACGTATCGATAATCGCAAGATGTCAACCGGAAAAGTGAGCCGCGCTCGCGAGGTGGAAATCGAGAGACCGAAGCTCGTGAGCCGCATCAAGTCTAGAGGTCGTCCCATCACAGCTGTTGAGAGCCTGCGATCTGCGACTGGCACAACATCCCCCACCAACGAGAGTAGCACCTTTAGTGAAGATGACGAAATGGGCGGGT ATGGATTCTTCGATGCTGGTATGCTGTTACAAGCTCTCAAGGCTCGCAACGAACATTTTGAGTCAGCCGATACGCGCGCTTCAGACAGGGCTGCAGCTGCTCAGGCTCGCCGCCGTGACATTGGAAAGAAGCTGAGACTGAATGATTATTAA
- a CDS encoding related to putative multidrug transporter, giving the protein MISLARKAIKANQQRKQAQTNQAPMELQETGSDATKHAPQQPQCRHMEAYESTSGKCAACASEKKAARIYRWKIILGLVAPFALQALDSTIIASALPWIASDFGEISQLNWIVSAFNLTSAAFIPFWAQMADVFGRNASINAAIILMLIGSALCTGAPTNAFPVLLLGRGFQGLAAAGLNVVVRTILADRVSLQENAKNWAIFSLVGGVSYGLGPVIGGYLTNSDWRWCFAINLPIAAVALIIVFFVLRKELLGPQPIPELNETAETGRRTKFVARLKTVDIGGQLLFIFGFGLVILALTWGGATYSWSSPAVIVPLVLGIIFASIFCYWEYLLAPGNTMAEKLPWQRAMLPWELISNRDIGLLFYCECATGIGMYAVLYFCNIYFIAVRGYDSDKAGVQLLYFVPGLGVGVYICSFMCNKWPRMTFPCIFLGTLTEAVGLGVLAWAIYANRLSVIYGMMALVGCGSGMRFMASPLHGIGLFRHLRASVIGLMAVAIPFGGTIGLTIMSTVFNNTSGLDSHSDLSSVHSSTGGAADEQAVHQAKMGVVWAFVAVTPLVALAFPITWFIGNVKLGQGPPGEDGPTDIVVKGSYLLKLVRGQEKLKIEKNAYRLNSSHSGAWSEAVASDQSVNASRPLQGSHQV; this is encoded by the exons ATGATCTCGTTAGCTCGAAAGGCCATCAAGGCCAATCAGCAGCGTAAACAGGCGCAAACGAACCAAGCGCCAATGGAATTGCAAGAAACGGGATCTGACGCTACGAAGCATGCACCTCAGCAACCGCAATGTCGACATATGGAAGCGTATGAATCTACGTCGGGGAAATGTGCTGCATGTGCATCAGAAAAGAAGGCTGCAAGGATATATCGATGGAAGATTATCCTAGGCCTAGTGGCACCCTTTGCTCTCCAAGCACTCGACTCTACAAT CATCGCCAGTGCTCTTCCATGGATTGCGTCGGACTTCGGGGAGATCTCACAGCTCAACTGGATTGTCTCAGCATTCAACCTCACATCTGCGGCATTCATCCCCTTCTGGGCTCAAATGGCTGATGTGTTTGGTCGCAATGCTTCTATCAATGCTGCCATTATTCTCATGCTCATCGGTAGTGCGCTGTGCACTGGGGCCCCTACGAATGCCTTCCCAgttctgcttcttggtcgCGGATTTCAGGGACTTGCTGCGGCTGGCCTCAATGTCGTTGTTCGCACTATTCTTGCTGATAGAGTTTCTTTGCAAGAAAACGCAAAGAACTGGGCCATCTTCTCACTCGTCGGTGGTGTCTCGTACGGACTTGGCCCAGTCATCGGTG GGTACCTCACAAATTCTGACTGGAGATGGTGCTTTGCCATCAACCTCCCTATTGCCGCCGTCGCTCTGATCATAGTCTTCTTTGTCCTACGCAAGGAGCTCCTTGGTCCTCAGCCCATCCCTGAGCTCAACGAGACCGCTGAAACTGGCCGACGAACGAAATTCGTCGCTCGACTCAAGACTGTTGATATTGGTGGCCAGCTTCTTttcatctttggctttggtctcgttatcttggctttgacttGGGGCGGTGCGACATATTCTTGGTCATCACCCGCTGTCATTGTTCCTCTGGTGCTTGGTATCATCTTTGCCAGCATTTTCTGCTACTGGGAGTATCTTCTTGCTCCTGGAAATACCATGGCCGAGAAGCTACCCTGGCAGAGAGCAATGCTCCCTTGGGAACTAATCTCAAATCGTGATATTGGACTTCTTTTCTATTGCGAGTGTGCCACAGGAATTGGCATGTATGCT GTGCTCTATTTTTGTAACATCTACTTCATTGCAGTCAGA GGCTACGACTCTGACAAGGCTGGTGTCCAACTACTCTACTTTGTCCCTGGTCTTGGAG TCGGTGTTTATATCTGCTCCTTCATGTGCAACAAGTGGCCTCGCATGACGTTTCCCTGTATCTTTCTAGGAACACTCACCGAAGCTGTCGGTCTGGGCGTCCTTGCATGGGCTATCTACGCGAACAGACTGAGCGTCATCTATGGAATGATGGCCCTTGTTGGTTGTGGTAGTGGTATGCGTTTCATGGCTTCGCCACTTCACGGCATTGGTCTTTTTCGACACTTGCGCGCCTCCGTCATTGGACTTATGGCAGTTGCCATCCCTTTTGGTGGTACTATCGGCTTGACCATCATGTCTACagtcttcaacaacactTCTGGGCTGGACTCGCATAGCGACTTAAGCAGCGTACATTCTTCGACTGGTGGTGCAGCAGATGAACAGGCTGTTCATCAAGCCAAGATGGGTGTTGTCTGGGCGTTTGTCGCCGTCACTCCTCTCGTCGCACTG GCATTCCCAATTACTTGGTTCATTGGAAACGTCAAGCTTGGACAAGGTCCCCCTGGAGAGGATGGTCCTACGGACATCGTGGTGAAGGGTTCGTATCTACTCAAGCTAGTACGAGGTCAGGAAAAGttgaagatcgagaagaatgCATACAGGCTCAACAGCTCGCATAGTGGAGCATGGTCAGAAGCTGTAGCTTCTGATCAGAGCGTCAACGCCTCCAGACCCTTACAGGGTTCCCATCAGGTATAA